In Nitrosophilus labii, the following proteins share a genomic window:
- the glmS gene encoding glutamine--fructose-6-phosphate transaminase (isomerizing), with product MCGIVGYIGSNDIKSFLLQGLKELEYRGYDSAGLAVIEKDSMQVFKAVGKIKNLEEKTKDFETKGFGIGIAHTRWATHGKPTELNAHPHTGQFSAVVHNGIIENYEEIKRELKSKNIDFVSQTDTEVIVKLFEYNCNSDIVEAFKKTIERIEGAFTILLISKKDPDKILFAKKGSPLIVAKSNKGVYFASSDAPLIGYATKARYLEDEEWGYVSESEIKIFHNNLSISPSYKDLPTNKESAQKGGFRFYMEKEIYEQYDVLKENTLGRNTQNGIKFDEVEKEFFEGIENIIISACGTSYHAGLVGKYLIERNAKIKVDVEVSSELRYREPLLKKDTLFLVISQSGETADTLETLKMAKKAGLRTLALCNVDNSSIVREADKTILLRAGIEKGVASTKAFSTQVMTLWMLNNYLSNKNEYDYINKAVEVTKVDKNLHEKIKRLSKRYLHGHGFFFIGRDLFYPLALEGALKLKEISYIHAESYPAGEMKHGPIALADSELFVVALLSKNILFEKTKSNIEELVARDATVLTISSEYIEMTDDFVKINKTNHPMVEFFEMMVVIQLLAMEVAIRLDSDVDMPRNLAKSVTVE from the coding sequence GTGTGCGGAATTGTGGGATACATCGGAAGTAATGATATAAAAAGTTTTTTGCTTCAAGGATTAAAAGAGCTTGAGTACCGAGGTTACGACAGCGCAGGACTAGCTGTTATAGAAAAAGACTCGATGCAAGTTTTTAAAGCTGTAGGAAAGATAAAAAATCTAGAAGAAAAAACCAAAGATTTTGAAACAAAAGGTTTTGGCATAGGCATAGCCCATACCAGATGGGCTACACACGGAAAACCGACAGAGCTAAATGCCCATCCTCATACAGGACAGTTTAGTGCCGTGGTTCATAACGGTATAATTGAAAATTATGAAGAAATAAAAAGAGAGCTTAAGAGTAAAAATATAGATTTTGTTTCACAAACAGATACAGAGGTTATAGTAAAGCTTTTTGAGTATAATTGCAATAGTGATATAGTAGAAGCTTTTAAAAAAACTATAGAGAGGATAGAAGGTGCATTTACGATACTTTTAATTAGCAAAAAAGATCCAGATAAAATTCTTTTTGCAAAAAAAGGATCACCTCTAATAGTTGCAAAATCTAACAAAGGTGTGTATTTTGCTTCGTCAGATGCACCTCTTATAGGATATGCTACAAAAGCGCGTTATCTAGAAGATGAGGAATGGGGTTATGTTAGCGAGAGTGAAATTAAAATTTTTCATAATAATTTATCGATATCTCCATCATATAAAGATTTACCTACAAACAAAGAATCAGCCCAAAAAGGTGGTTTTAGATTTTATATGGAAAAAGAGATATATGAGCAGTACGATGTATTGAAAGAAAATACTCTTGGTAGAAACACGCAAAATGGAATAAAGTTTGATGAAGTTGAAAAAGAGTTTTTTGAAGGAATTGAAAATATAATAATAAGTGCATGTGGTACAAGTTATCATGCAGGACTTGTAGGGAAATATCTTATTGAGAGAAATGCAAAAATAAAAGTAGATGTGGAAGTCTCAAGTGAACTAAGATATAGAGAGCCTCTACTTAAAAAAGATACATTGTTTTTGGTGATTTCACAAAGCGGAGAAACTGCTGATACACTTGAAACTTTAAAAATGGCAAAAAAAGCAGGATTAAGGACTCTTGCACTTTGCAATGTTGATAACTCTTCAATTGTAAGAGAGGCCGATAAAACTATATTGCTTCGAGCCGGTATAGAAAAAGGAGTAGCTTCTACTAAAGCATTTTCAACCCAAGTAATGACACTATGGATGCTAAATAATTATCTTTCAAACAAAAACGAATACGATTATATAAATAAAGCTGTTGAAGTTACTAAAGTAGATAAAAATCTTCATGAAAAAATAAAAAGACTCTCAAAAAGATATCTTCACGGACATGGATTTTTCTTTATTGGTCGTGATTTATTTTATCCGTTGGCACTTGAAGGTGCCTTAAAACTTAAAGAGATAAGTTATATCCACGCTGAGAGTTATCCTGCCGGTGAGATGAAACATGGTCCTATAGCATTAGCAGATTCGGAACTTTTTGTAGTTGCGCTTCTTAGCAAAAATATACTTTTTGAAAAAACAAAATCAAACATTGAAGAACTAGTAGCACGTGATGCAACAGTTCTTACAATTTCAAGTGAATATATAGAAATGACAGATGATTTTGTAAAAATCAACAAAACAAATCACCCAATGGTTGAATTTTTCGAAATGATGGTGGTGATCCAACTTTTGGCAATGGAAGTTGCTATAAGACTTGACAGTGATGTGGATATGCCAAGAAATCTTGCTAAAAGTGTTACTGTGGAATAA
- a CDS encoding glycosyltransferase encodes MEKILIKKLSKWPFKFTNYYINFRGDKFFTDFNFYTSNLKYNELSLKIENSNLVVKINTNKKIYFVLNSIPKRFKKISSKDGIEVDGFKKLELGVFAKPLKGSIKIKMILLEYNNHLKKIQSNFLPHNIIHKTTLHENTKFFVIAIELQGEGKVEIENIFLKKVIKQDYNSNDLINNIEHHNECEKELEKVKQERDVFSSQAYRLKNQINKLTANINNRFDYSNSLIHTFLESFAKSINSSNGCYYYNKLPYKIAIITDVYMYNFYKDTFEEVYYLSPDNYKEVIEKNNIDYFFYVTCWKGIYNEEWRGIKFREKPKRAFEEILIICKERNIKSIFQSIEDPSNFEYFLPIAKHFDYIFTSDVNMIEKYKEKLNKENVYYGEYGFNPLINNPISSFNNSIIDCAFFAGTYTKRYIERCKDMEIIFDSILSYTYLLIADRNFGTNDETLKYPEKYQKCLIPSFDHEVLQKIHKLFKFNINLNSIKQSPTMCAMRIYELQAQATHIVSNYALSIFNKFPNITILVDKINFNYFLKMDELFEKRLRIETLRQVMNDKTSYDILSGFLNKVDKINYNIRKSVAVLYRGNLTKNIINSFEKQRYENKKLIREEEFVKNFENLKEKFDFFTWFNKKYEYESNYLNDMINGFKYTNVGYITKNSFFDSNMYYKDIEHDFTCYIKGIDKTVFRTDLYNPNEFRNKELSEEFEIENGYSIDPFELNYLNYREKNKKYNNNYKISVIVPVYNNGEFLQFKCFASLTRNNLFSDMEILLIDDGSTDSKTIEICKNLEREFSNVKTFFYNDKGSGSASRPRNKGIELASTEWITFLDPDNEISTGGYDNLFNILKKIEKENKIVPDFISGYNIKVDNEIKKIAKHTDKEYSIIKNFKSNYFEKGKFPTISTQAALIKRQFLVENNIKFVEKSAGQDTLFGWELLLNSRIGIFTSKAFIVYYAQRNDSVTNIVDDKYFEKKLILEKAQITVLNKFGLLDIYVNKHFDQFMEKWYLKKLESIVDINIKEKAIKVLNEICKLYNKNLDIYLK; translated from the coding sequence ATGGAAAAGATATTAATTAAAAAATTATCAAAATGGCCGTTTAAATTTACTAATTATTACATCAATTTTAGAGGAGATAAATTTTTTACTGACTTTAATTTTTATACTTCAAATTTAAAATATAATGAGTTATCTTTAAAGATAGAAAACTCTAATTTAGTTGTCAAAATAAATACTAATAAAAAAATCTATTTTGTATTAAATAGTATACCAAAACGTTTTAAAAAAATATCTTCTAAAGATGGAATAGAAGTAGATGGTTTTAAAAAATTAGAATTAGGAGTTTTTGCGAAACCTTTAAAAGGAAGTATAAAAATTAAAATGATTTTACTAGAATATAATAATCATTTAAAAAAAATACAATCTAATTTTCTACCTCACAATATAATTCATAAAACAACTTTACATGAAAATACAAAGTTTTTTGTTATAGCTATAGAATTACAAGGCGAAGGTAAAGTTGAAATTGAAAACATTTTTCTTAAAAAAGTTATAAAGCAAGATTATAATTCAAATGATTTAATAAATAATATTGAACATCATAATGAATGTGAGAAAGAATTAGAAAAAGTTAAGCAAGAAAGAGATGTTTTTTCTTCTCAAGCATATAGATTAAAAAATCAAATAAATAAACTGACGGCTAATATTAATAATAGATTTGATTATTCAAATAGTTTAATTCATACTTTCTTAGAAAGCTTTGCAAAATCTATAAATTCTTCAAACGGTTGCTACTATTATAATAAATTGCCTTATAAAATAGCTATAATTACTGATGTTTATATGTATAATTTCTATAAAGATACATTTGAAGAGGTTTATTATCTCTCCCCTGATAATTATAAAGAAGTTATAGAAAAGAATAATATAGATTATTTCTTTTATGTAACTTGTTGGAAAGGAATTTATAATGAAGAATGGAGAGGAATTAAATTTAGAGAAAAACCAAAACGAGCTTTTGAAGAAATTTTAATAATTTGTAAAGAAAGAAATATTAAATCAATATTTCAGAGTATTGAAGATCCAAGTAATTTTGAGTATTTTTTACCTATTGCCAAACACTTTGATTATATTTTCACTTCTGATGTCAATATGATAGAAAAATATAAAGAAAAATTAAATAAAGAAAATGTTTATTATGGTGAATATGGTTTTAATCCTTTAATAAATAATCCGATATCTTCATTTAATAATTCTATAATTGATTGTGCTTTTTTTGCTGGTACGTATACTAAAAGGTACATAGAACGTTGTAAAGATATGGAAATAATTTTTGATAGTATTTTATCTTACACGTATTTGTTAATAGCAGATAGGAATTTTGGAACTAATGATGAAACATTAAAATATCCCGAAAAATATCAAAAATGTTTGATTCCTTCGTTTGATCATGAAGTTTTACAAAAAATACATAAACTATTTAAGTTTAATATAAATTTAAATTCAATTAAACAAAGCCCCACAATGTGTGCAATGAGAATTTATGAGTTACAAGCTCAGGCTACACACATAGTTTCTAATTATGCTCTCTCTATATTTAATAAATTTCCAAATATTACTATATTAGTTGACAAAATTAATTTTAATTATTTTTTAAAAATGGATGAATTATTTGAAAAAAGATTAAGAATTGAAACATTAAGACAAGTTATGAATGATAAAACTAGCTATGATATATTAAGCGGATTTCTTAATAAAGTTGATAAAATAAATTACAATATAAGAAAAAGTGTGGCTGTTTTATATAGGGGAAATTTAACGAAAAATATAATTAATTCATTTGAGAAACAACGATATGAAAATAAAAAATTAATTAGAGAAGAGGAATTTGTTAAAAATTTTGAAAATTTAAAAGAAAAATTTGATTTTTTTACATGGTTCAATAAAAAATATGAATATGAAAGTAATTATTTAAATGATATGATAAATGGATTTAAATATACAAATGTCGGATATATTACTAAGAATTCATTTTTTGATAGTAATATGTATTATAAGGATATTGAACATGATTTTACTTGCTATATAAAAGGAATTGATAAAACAGTGTTTAGAACAGATTTATATAACCCAAATGAATTTCGTAATAAAGAATTGTCTGAAGAATTTGAAATAGAAAATGGATATTCTATAGATCCTTTTGAACTTAATTATTTAAATTATAGAGAAAAGAATAAAAAATATAACAATAATTATAAAATAAGCGTAATTGTACCAGTTTATAATAATGGAGAATTTTTACAATTTAAATGTTTTGCTTCTTTAACAAGAAATAACTTATTTAGTGATATGGAAATATTATTAATAGATGATGGGTCAACAGATTCAAAAACTATCGAAATCTGTAAAAATTTAGAAAGAGAATTTTCAAATGTTAAAACATTTTTTTACAATGATAAAGGAAGTGGTAGCGCGTCTAGGCCTAGAAATAAAGGCATCGAGTTAGCTTCGACTGAATGGATAACTTTTTTAGATCCTGATAATGAAATTTCTACAGGAGGATATGATAATTTATTTAATATACTAAAGAAAATAGAAAAAGAAAATAAAATAGTTCCAGATTTTATTTCAGGATATAATATAAAAGTTGATAATGAAATAAAAAAAATAGCTAAGCATACAGATAAGGAATATTCAATTATAAAAAATTTCAAAAGTAACTATTTTGAAAAGGGTAAATTTCCTACAATTTCAACCCAGGCTGCTCTTATAAAGAGACAATTTTTAGTTGAAAATAATATTAAATTTGTAGAAAAATCTGCTGGACAAGATACGCTTTTTGGATGGGAACTATTATTAAATTCAAGAATAGGGATATTTACATCAAAAGCTTTTATTGTGTATTATGCTCAAAGAAATGATTCCGTTACAAATATTGTAGATGACAAATATTTTGAAAAAAAATTGATTTTAGAAAAAGCTCAAATTACAGTGTTAAATAAATTTGGACTATTAGATATATATGTTAATAAACATTTTGATCAATTTATGGAAAAATGGTATTTAAAAAAATTAGAAAGTATAGTCGATATTAATATAAAAGAAAAAGCTATTAAAGTATTAAATGAGATATGCAAATTATATAATAAAAATTTAGATATTTATTTAAAATAA
- a CDS encoding transposase yields MTEFHLVKFLDITEDDIIPDETTICKFRNALIKANIFEAIFEEVKNKMIKKVLILNEIIIVDATLIHTSEPKRKRDDKGNIITNKSIDKGASCISKRRYKYYGYKIYITTDTKGIIKQIKNNKKFTKIRAIVELPFAFIKRQMNYIQTKFIGLHKNSQCIYLFAAAYNLKRKPV; encoded by the coding sequence ATGACAGAATTTCATTTAGTAAAGTTTTTAGATATTACAGAGGATGATATTATTCCAGATGAGACCACAATCTGTAAATTTCGAAATGCTTTGATAAAGGCTAATATATTTGAGGCAATTTTTGAGGAAGTAAAAAATAAAATGATTAAAAAAGTTTTAATTCTTAATGAAATAATAATAGTTGATGCTACACTGATTCATACGTCAGAGCCTAAACGCAAGAGAGATGATAAAGGTAATATTATCACTAATAAATCTATAGATAAAGGGGCAAGCTGTATTTCTAAAAGAAGGTATAAATATTATGGATATAAAATTTATATTACTACAGATACTAAAGGGATTATAAAACAGATTAAAAACAATAAAAAATTTACTAAAATTAGAGCAATAGTTGAACTACCATTTGCATTTATTAAAAGACAAATGAATTATATTCAAACAAAATTTATAGGTCTTCATAAAAATAGTCAATGTATCTATTTATTTGCAGCAGCTTATAATCTAAAACGGAAACCAGTTTAA
- a CDS encoding polysaccharide pyruvyl transferase family protein codes for MKKIGLIGYFGYGNFGDELFLEVHKQYLSKDYELEVVNDLLEEPYFSKPVNELVKQYDAFLIGGGDLINPIRISKLYWQLDFLQKPVFIFGIGVPNVKWSRKHVLEHYRKFFLHDNCKLIVARDIESYEWIKKNFNIGDKKLKWFPDPVCSYNRPSKKNVNEKYLGVVMRNHRSLQRDFTHVRKLIDEAKKMGYKIKHIVLSNKILGKGDYELAKELALIDEEIFYSESLTEMCEEISSCSLLASIKFHGMVVATMYGIPTIAMSVTPKNRNFLRMIERPEMLVSYTNENLYKRLSYYPTNIHSIVRGMLYRRSKEGYMYLKNTLQEII; via the coding sequence GTGAAAAAAATAGGGTTAATAGGATATTTTGGATATGGGAATTTTGGTGATGAGTTGTTTTTAGAAGTTCATAAACAATATTTATCTAAAGACTATGAATTAGAAGTTGTAAATGATCTTTTAGAAGAACCTTATTTTTCTAAACCTGTTAATGAACTAGTAAAACAGTATGATGCATTTTTAATAGGCGGAGGTGATTTAATAAATCCAATTAGAATTTCTAAATTATATTGGCAGTTGGATTTTTTACAAAAACCTGTATTTATATTTGGAATAGGAGTTCCAAATGTAAAATGGTCAAGAAAACATGTATTAGAACACTATAGAAAGTTTTTTTTGCATGACAATTGTAAATTAATAGTAGCAAGAGATATTGAAAGTTATGAGTGGATAAAGAAAAATTTTAATATTGGAGATAAAAAGCTTAAATGGTTTCCTGATCCAGTATGCTCTTATAATCGTCCTAGTAAGAAAAATGTTAATGAAAAGTATTTAGGTGTTGTAATGAGAAATCATAGGAGTTTACAAAGAGATTTTACACATGTAAGAAAATTAATCGATGAAGCAAAAAAAATGGGTTATAAAATAAAACATATTGTTTTATCTAATAAAATTTTAGGGAAAGGTGACTATGAATTAGCTAAAGAGCTAGCGTTAATTGATGAAGAAATTTTTTATTCTGAATCTTTGACTGAAATGTGTGAAGAAATTTCATCTTGTTCTTTATTAGCATCTATTAAATTTCACGGTATGGTAGTAGCAACCATGTATGGAATCCCTACAATTGCAATGTCAGTTACTCCAAAAAATAGAAATTTTTTAAGAATGATTGAACGACCAGAAATGTTGGTGAGTTATACTAATGAAAATCTATATAAGCGTTTAAGTTATTATCCTACAAATATACATTCAATAGTAAGAGGAATGTTATACAGAAGAAGTAAAGAGGGTTATATGTATTTAAAAAATACATTACAGGAAATTATATGA
- the wecC gene encoding UDP-N-acetyl-D-mannosamine dehydrogenase produces the protein MKFKTVNMIGLGYIGLPTAAVIASKGVNVIGVDINQNTVDTINRGEIHIVEPGLEELVKKVVHQGYLRATTQPEKADAFIVAVPTPFKEDYEPNLDYIKAAAKSIAKVLEKGNLVILESTSPVGVTEKMAEWLAEERPDLTFPQQVGEEADVNIAYCPERVLPGKVIRELVENDRIIGGMTPKCTKQATQLYKIFVEGECVSTNARTAEMSKLTENAYRDVNIAFANELSLICDKAGIDVWELISLANRHPRVNILQPGCGVGGHCIAVDPWFIVNDFPEEAKIIKAAREINDYKPKYVISKIEKAVQDIENPKIACLGLAFKPDIDDLRESPALQITKKLADKGYEILAVEPNINILPEIFNSYNNVQLSSLEQALQISDLIVVLVKHKEFIGLKHMKIGKFLDFVNIKQGF, from the coding sequence ATGAAATTTAAAACGGTCAATATGATAGGTCTAGGCTATATTGGCTTGCCAACAGCTGCCGTGATAGCCTCAAAGGGTGTCAATGTTATTGGTGTTGACATCAATCAAAATACTGTTGACACAATTAATCGAGGAGAAATACATATCGTTGAACCTGGCTTAGAAGAGTTAGTAAAAAAGGTTGTTCATCAAGGTTATCTTCGAGCCACTACCCAACCTGAAAAAGCTGATGCCTTTATCGTTGCCGTACCAACTCCTTTTAAAGAAGATTATGAACCAAATTTAGACTATATCAAGGCCGCTGCTAAATCCATTGCCAAAGTACTCGAAAAAGGAAACTTAGTCATTCTTGAATCAACTTCACCTGTTGGAGTCACTGAAAAGATGGCTGAATGGTTAGCAGAAGAACGGCCAGATCTTACTTTTCCACAACAAGTAGGTGAAGAAGCTGATGTAAATATTGCGTACTGTCCTGAACGGGTTTTGCCAGGTAAAGTTATACGTGAACTGGTAGAAAATGATCGCATTATTGGGGGAATGACACCTAAGTGTACCAAACAAGCTACACAACTATATAAAATTTTCGTAGAAGGTGAGTGTGTTTCAACAAATGCTCGTACAGCAGAGATGAGTAAACTTACAGAAAATGCCTACCGTGATGTTAATATAGCATTTGCCAATGAGCTTTCGCTCATATGTGATAAAGCAGGTATTGATGTATGGGAATTGATTAGCCTTGCAAATCGTCATCCACGTGTTAATATTTTACAACCAGGATGTGGTGTTGGTGGACATTGTATTGCTGTTGATCCTTGGTTTATAGTTAATGATTTTCCTGAAGAAGCAAAGATTATAAAAGCTGCAAGAGAGATTAATGACTATAAACCAAAATATGTTATTTCAAAAATTGAAAAGGCTGTACAAGATATTGAAAATCCTAAAATTGCCTGTTTAGGACTTGCTTTTAAACCAGATATAGATGATTTAAGAGAAAGCCCTGCGCTACAGATAACGAAGAAGCTTGCAGATAAAGGATATGAAATTTTAGCAGTTGAACCAAATATCAATATTCTACCTGAAATTTTTAATTCTTATAATAATGTACAGTTAAGTTCCTTAGAACAGGCTTTACAAATTTCAGATCTCATTGTTGTACTAGTGAAACATAAAGAGTTTATTGGATTAAAACATATGAAAATAGGAAAATTTTTAGATTTTGTAAATATAAAACAAGGTTTTTAA
- a CDS encoding CgeB family protein, translating to MLKIALISDDLTRISLLLENNISIYNITSLNYRFILKFCKIDLFFVESSWNGYKNRWKYKIASYPDVPSRNNNKLKKIVEYAKDLNIPTVFWNKEDSVHFDRFIDSAVLFDYIFTVDINAVEKYKRIVNIPVNVLMFAIQPKIHDLTGFNFKYKKANFVGSYSRHIHTRRREWQNMFFETLCENGFEVDVYNRNSDRNPKIYGYPKLSCINEEKKVKYKKTAQIYKDYLISLNVNTITDSETMFSRRLIEILACGGVCVTNPSLAVDKMFKDYCYVVNSKEEFREILVRLKKDGLSKNDYERIRAGAEYVLKNHTWKRRIEYICEVIGVK from the coding sequence ATGTTAAAAATTGCTTTAATTTCTGATGATTTAACAAGAATAAGTTTGTTATTAGAAAATAATATAAGTATATATAATATTACTTCTCTAAATTATAGATTTATCCTTAAATTTTGTAAAATAGATCTCTTCTTCGTTGAATCATCTTGGAATGGGTACAAAAATAGATGGAAATATAAGATAGCTTCTTATCCAGATGTTCCAAGTAGAAATAATAATAAACTAAAAAAAATAGTTGAATATGCAAAAGATTTAAATATTCCTACGGTTTTTTGGAATAAAGAAGATAGTGTTCATTTTGATAGGTTTATAGATAGTGCTGTATTATTTGATTATATTTTTACTGTTGATATAAATGCTGTTGAAAAATATAAAAGAATTGTAAATATACCTGTAAATGTACTTATGTTTGCAATTCAACCTAAAATACACGATTTGACTGGCTTTAATTTTAAGTATAAAAAGGCTAATTTTGTTGGAAGTTATTCAAGACATATTCATACTAGAAGAAGAGAATGGCAAAATATGTTTTTTGAAACTTTATGCGAAAATGGATTTGAAGTAGATGTATATAATAGAAATTCAGATAGAAATCCTAAAATTTACGGCTATCCCAAATTATCTTGTATAAATGAAGAAAAAAAAGTAAAGTATAAAAAAACTGCTCAAATTTATAAAGATTATTTAATTTCTTTAAATGTAAATACTATTACAGACTCTGAAACTATGTTTTCAAGAAGACTTATTGAGATTTTGGCTTGTGGAGGAGTTTGTGTTACTAATCCCTCTTTAGCTGTTGATAAAATGTTTAAAGATTATTGTTACGTGGTTAATTCGAAAGAAGAGTTTAGGGAAATTTTAGTAAGACTTAAAAAAGATGGTTTGAGTAAAAATGATTATGAAAGGATAAGAGCAGGTGCAGAATATGTTTTGAAAAATCATACGTGGAAACGAAGAATAGAGTATATTTGTGAAGTTATAGGAGTTAAATGA
- the wecB gene encoding non-hydrolyzing UDP-N-acetylglucosamine 2-epimerase, whose product MKKILIVFGTRPEAIKMAPLIKEFEKYKKDFNVKVCVTAQHREMLDQVLELFEVVPDYDLNVMEPGQDLYDITSKVLLGLRNVLKEFQPDLVLVHGDTTTTFSTTLAAFYQKIDVGHIEAGLRTGNIYSPWPEEANRLLTTQISKYHFAPTLSNKENLLKEHINEANIIVTGNTVIDALFWVLNKIQNNDSFKKTLMNKIRQSGYPVSERKMVLITGHRRENFGKGFLNICTALQELAMQYTDIDFVYPVHLNPNVQKPVKEILSGIENVYLIEPLEYLPFVFLLNHCYIVLTDSGGVQEEAPSLGKPVLVMRDTTERPEAVQAGTVILVGTDKDNIKYYVKKLLEDINYYKKMAYAHNPYGDGNACSKIVNFLKKNLKESI is encoded by the coding sequence ATGAAAAAAATATTAATTGTCTTTGGTACTCGACCAGAAGCTATCAAAATGGCTCCGCTGATTAAAGAGTTTGAAAAATATAAAAAAGATTTTAATGTCAAAGTTTGTGTAACTGCTCAGCATCGTGAAATGCTTGACCAGGTTTTAGAGCTTTTTGAAGTGGTACCGGATTATGATCTTAACGTTATGGAACCAGGGCAAGACCTTTATGATATTACATCAAAAGTTCTTCTCGGTTTGCGAAATGTCCTTAAAGAATTTCAACCTGATCTTGTTTTAGTTCATGGCGATACAACAACCACATTTAGTACAACCCTCGCTGCTTTTTATCAAAAAATAGATGTAGGACATATAGAAGCTGGGTTACGTACTGGCAATATCTATTCACCATGGCCTGAAGAGGCTAATCGACTTTTAACAACACAAATATCAAAATACCATTTTGCTCCAACCTTATCAAATAAAGAAAATCTTTTAAAAGAACATATAAATGAAGCAAACATTATTGTCACAGGTAATACAGTTATAGATGCACTCTTTTGGGTTCTCAATAAAATACAAAACAATGATAGCTTTAAAAAAACACTTATGAATAAAATCAGGCAATCAGGCTATCCTGTTTCCGAACGTAAAATGGTACTAATTACAGGACATCGACGTGAAAATTTTGGAAAAGGTTTTTTAAATATATGTACAGCTTTACAAGAGTTAGCTATGCAATATACTGATATTGACTTTGTTTATCCGGTTCATTTAAATCCAAATGTACAAAAGCCTGTAAAAGAAATTCTGTCAGGAATAGAAAATGTTTATCTTATCGAACCACTTGAATATCTTCCGTTTGTATTTCTCCTCAACCATTGCTATATAGTTTTAACTGATAGTGGTGGAGTTCAGGAAGAAGCACCATCTCTTGGAAAGCCCGTTTTAGTTATGAGAGACACAACTGAACGTCCTGAAGCAGTTCAGGCAGGTACCGTCATCTTGGTTGGGACCGATAAAGACAATATTAAATACTATGTTAAAAAACTTTTAGAAGATATAAATTATTATAAAAAAATGGCATATGCACATAATCCATATGGCGATGGCAATGCTTGCTCTAAAATTGTGAATTTTTTGAAAAAAAACTTAAAGGAAAGTATATGA